In Rutidosis leptorrhynchoides isolate AG116_Rl617_1_P2 chromosome 2, CSIRO_AGI_Rlap_v1, whole genome shotgun sequence, one genomic interval encodes:
- the LOC139892624 gene encoding uncharacterized protein, producing the protein MGSLGGGGGFGNGGIWGMRRRPFDSENGDNKSPKSSSSSSQSSSSSSSDTSWGGFPMKQAATAATLAVTGDTIAQLRERWVNNKTLQSQHNTISSHEDDLTWSLMDHNWLRALRMGSYGFLLYGPGSYVWYQYLDRWMPKQTAQNVMTKVILNQIILGPSVIAVVFAWNNLWQGKLAELPNKYQKDALRTLLFGFRFWIPVSVINFWAIPLQARVAFMSLNSIFWNFYLSSTLSK; encoded by the exons atggGGTCTTTGGGTGGTGGCGGTGGGTTTGGCAATGGCGGAATCTGGGGAATGAGGCGCCGGCCTTTTGATTCTGAAAATGGAGATAACAAATCACctaaatcttcatcttcatcatctcaatcttcttcttcttcttcttccgataCTTCATGGGGTGGTTTCCCTATGAAACAAGCTGCCACTGCCGCAACTCTTGCAGTTACCGGTGACACCATTGCTCAGCTCCGAGAAAGATGGGTCAATAACAAAACACTCCAAAGTCAACACAACACCATTTCTTCTCATGAG GATGATCTGACATGGAGTCTGATGGATCATAATTGGCTTCGAGCCCTACGAATGGGTTCATATGGGTTCCTTCTGTATGGTCCTGGATCTTATGTCTGGTACCAGTATCTTGATCGTTGGATGCCAAAACAGACAGCACAGAATGTAATGACAAAG GTAATATTGAACCAAATAATACTAGGCCCATCTGTTATCGCAGTTGTGTTTGCCTGGAATAATCTGTGGCAAGGCAAACTTGCAGAGCTTCCAAACAAGTATCAAAAGGACGCTCTTCGAACATTACTTTTTG GATTCAGATTCTGGATTCCTGTTAGCGTGATTAATTTCTG GGCGATTCCTCTTCAAGCACGTGTTGCTTTCATGTCACTTAATTCTATATTTTGGAATTTTTATTTGTCTTCGACTTTGAGCAAGTAA
- the LOC139892625 gene encoding pentatricopeptide repeat-containing protein At1g80880, mitochondrial-like, which produces MFSAYLSRTINQRIRSHRPFPFSLTLQTTQHDSSSSFYLHSTNPFSKAFRRTVGTQSHNLNYRHFSTFNPSTAPTLYETINFKQLTKCTNESTKSDVIVLVKLLRSRFNPEEGESLCFLDGSGINPSKDLIVSVIWELKDEWKLAFLVFKWGQKWKCDDEKAWSLMIWVLGNHKKFNTAWCLIKDLYQSSMDTQRPMFIMIDRYAAANEPAEAIRAFQIMEKFKLSPDQKAFYALLDTLCKHGNVEEAEEFMNSNSKLFPLETEGFNVILNGWCNIYVDIVEAKRVWKEMDKCQVIPDEYSYTHMISCFSKVNNLFDSLRVYDEMKKRGWRPNKTVYNSLVYVLAHENCHEEALRILDKMKEMDLNPDSNAYNLLIRPLCKAGKLEDARSMLSRMLEENVNPTIDTYHAFLEGKDSTVVENLELLERMMKSGNGPNKDTLFILLDKFLQLNEVDNALKIWLKMKEYEVLPDSAHYVMMVDGLVRNGLIAKARELRAEMILYGVKEDPKITKMLKDTSQNEESTQTREIKKMGIRNVKHDATGVRVHHGKKWFHGKRSRT; this is translated from the exons ATGTTTTCTGCTTATCTCTCTCGCACAATCAACCAACGTATACGTTCTCATCGTCCGTTTCCCTTTAGTCTAACATTACAAACAACACAACATGATTCTTCGTCTTCCTTCTATTTACATTCCACAAATCCTTTCTCTAAAGCATTTCGTCGAACAGTTGGCACTCAATCACACAACCTGAATTACAGACATTTCTCAACATTCAACCCATCCACTGCTCCCACTCTCTACGAAACCATAAACTTTAAACAATTGACAAAGTGTACTAATGAAAGCACAAAGTCGGATGTGATTGTATTAGTCAAATTATTACGCAGTCGTTTTAATCCCGAAGAGGGAGAGTCATTGTGTTTTCTTGACGGGTCTGGAATCAACCCGAGTAAAGATTTGATTGTTTCAGTGATTTGGGAATTAAAGGATGAATGGAAGTTAGCATTTTTAGTATTTAAATGGGGTCAAAAATGGAAATGTGATGATGAAAAAGCTTGGAGCTTGATGATTTGGGTTTTGGGGAATCATAAAAAGTTTAACACTGCTTGGTGTTTAATTAAGGATTTATATCAGTCTTCAATGGATACTCAACGCCCAATGTTCATCATGATTGACAG ATATGCAGCTGCAAACGAACCGGCTGAAGCAATTCGCGCGTTTCAGATAATGGAGAAGTTTAAATTGAGTCCTGATCAGAAGGCATTCTATGCACTTCTAGATACCCTTTGTAAGCATGGAAACGTTGAAGAAGCGGAGGAGTTTATGAATTCGAACTCGAAACTATTTCCGCTTGAAACCGAGGGGTTCAACGTGATTCTTAATGGTTGGTGTAATATATACGTTGACATAGTTGAAGCCAAGAGAGTTTGGAAAGAAATGGACAAATGCCAAGTCATTCCGGACGAGTATTCGTACACTCACATGATTTCTTGCTTTTCGAAAGTCAACAACCTATTTGACTCGCTAAGAGTGTATGATGAAATGAAAAAAAGAGGGTGGAGACCTAACAAAACGGTTTATAATTCGTTGGTTTATGTGCTTGCGCATGAAAATTGTCATGAAGAAGCCCTTAGAATATTGGATAAAATGAAAGAGATGGATTTGAATCCTGATTCTAATGCTTACAATCTTTTAATACGTCCGTTATGTAAAGCAGGAAAACTGGAGGATGCAAGAAGTATGTTATCAAGAATGTTGGAAGAAAATGTAAATCCTACTATCGACACGTATCATGCGTTTCTTGAAGGAAAAGACTCGACTGTCGTAGAAAATTTGGAACTTCTCGAGCGAATGATGAAATCGGGAAATGGGCCAAACAAAGATACTTTGTTTATACTTCTTGACAAGTTTTTGCAACTAAACGAGGTTGataatgcgttgaaaatttggttgaAGATGAAAGAATATGAAGTTTTACCCGATTCTGCACATTATGTGATGATGGTGGATGGGTTGGTGAGGAACGGGTTAATAGCTAAAGCTAGGGAGCTACGTGCGGAGATGATATTATATGGAGTTAAAGAAGATCCGAAAATTACGAAGATGTTGAAAGATACGTCACAAAATGAGGAAAGTACTCAAACTAGGGAAATAAAGAAAATGGGAATAAGAAATGTGAAACATGATGCAACAGGTGTGCGTGTGCATCATGGGAAGAAATGGTTTCATGGTAAACGGTCAAGGACATAA
- the LOC139892626 gene encoding probable WRKY transcription factor 40 isoform X1, translated as MEYTSLVDTSLDLNSNPTQFLSLVPKQEAHSNFIELGLKMSNVKDEQAAGALLEELNRVSAENKKLTETLTVMCENYTALQNYLAEYMIKNPAPSDSNNNNNNNFKKRKPESPMNQNINNERGISETSSSDEDSCKKTRQEQHIKAKISRVCVRTEASDTGLLVKDGYQWRKYGQKVTRDNPSPRAYFKCSHAPTCPVKKKVQRSVEDQSILVATYEGEHNHPNQSKHEQASSGLNRTMGTTTLGSVPCSASLGSSGPTITLDLTKPPNKPLEETKVVDGNRRVDSPEFQRFLVDQMASSLTKDPSFKAAIAAAISGRMVQSNHSQKW; from the exons ATGGAATACACAAGCTTGGTTGATACTTCTTTGGATCTTAACTCCAATCCTACCCAATTCTTATCTCTAGTTCCT AAACAAGAAGCTCATAGCAACTTCATTGAGCTTGGATTGAAGATGTCAAATGTTAAAGATGAG CAGGCTGCTGGTGCTTTGTTAGAGGAATTGAATAGGGTGAGTGCAGAAAACAAGAAGTTGACAGAAACATTGACTGTTATGTGTGAAAACTACACTGCTTTGCAAAACTATTTGGCTGAATATATGATCAAGAATCCAGCACCATCTGatagcaataacaacaacaacaacaacttcaagaAACGGAAGCCAGAAAGCCCTATGAATCAAAATATCAATAATGAGAGAGGCATTTCTGAAACTAGTTCAAGTGATGAAGATTCTTGTAAAAAAACTAGACAAGAACAACACATCAAAGCCAAGATTTCTAGAGTTTGTGTTCGTACCGAAGCTTCAGATACCGGCCTT TTGGTTAAAGATGGATATCAATGGAGGAAATATGGACAAAAGGTCACAAGAGATAACCCTTCTCCTAGAGCTTATTTTAAATGCTCTCATGCTCCAACATGCCCGGTCAAGAAGAAG GTTCAAAGAAGTGTTGAAGATCAATCAATATTGGTTGCAACTTATGAAGGAGAACACAATCATCCAAACCAATCAAAACATGAGCAAGCGAGCTCTGGGTTGAACCGAACGATGGGCACAACCACGCTCGGTTCAGTTCCATGCTCGGCTTCCCTTGGTTCATCCGGCCCCACAATCACTCTAGACTTAACAAAACCACCGAATAAACCTTTGGAAGAAACCAAGGTTGTTGATGGTAACCGAAGAGTTGACTCGCCTGAATTTCAACGGTTTTTGGTAGATCAAATGGCATCTTCATTGACAAAAGATCCTAGCTTTAAAGCAGCAATAGCCGCAGCAATTTCAGGAAGAATGGTTCAATCAAATCATTCACAAAAATGGTAG
- the LOC139892626 gene encoding probable WRKY transcription factor 40 isoform X2 yields the protein MEYTSLVDTSLDLNSNPTQFLSLVPKQEAHSNFIELGLKMSNVKDEAAGALLEELNRVSAENKKLTETLTVMCENYTALQNYLAEYMIKNPAPSDSNNNNNNNFKKRKPESPMNQNINNERGISETSSSDEDSCKKTRQEQHIKAKISRVCVRTEASDTGLLVKDGYQWRKYGQKVTRDNPSPRAYFKCSHAPTCPVKKKVQRSVEDQSILVATYEGEHNHPNQSKHEQASSGLNRTMGTTTLGSVPCSASLGSSGPTITLDLTKPPNKPLEETKVVDGNRRVDSPEFQRFLVDQMASSLTKDPSFKAAIAAAISGRMVQSNHSQKW from the exons ATGGAATACACAAGCTTGGTTGATACTTCTTTGGATCTTAACTCCAATCCTACCCAATTCTTATCTCTAGTTCCT AAACAAGAAGCTCATAGCAACTTCATTGAGCTTGGATTGAAGATGTCAAATGTTAAAGATGAG GCTGCTGGTGCTTTGTTAGAGGAATTGAATAGGGTGAGTGCAGAAAACAAGAAGTTGACAGAAACATTGACTGTTATGTGTGAAAACTACACTGCTTTGCAAAACTATTTGGCTGAATATATGATCAAGAATCCAGCACCATCTGatagcaataacaacaacaacaacaacttcaagaAACGGAAGCCAGAAAGCCCTATGAATCAAAATATCAATAATGAGAGAGGCATTTCTGAAACTAGTTCAAGTGATGAAGATTCTTGTAAAAAAACTAGACAAGAACAACACATCAAAGCCAAGATTTCTAGAGTTTGTGTTCGTACCGAAGCTTCAGATACCGGCCTT TTGGTTAAAGATGGATATCAATGGAGGAAATATGGACAAAAGGTCACAAGAGATAACCCTTCTCCTAGAGCTTATTTTAAATGCTCTCATGCTCCAACATGCCCGGTCAAGAAGAAG GTTCAAAGAAGTGTTGAAGATCAATCAATATTGGTTGCAACTTATGAAGGAGAACACAATCATCCAAACCAATCAAAACATGAGCAAGCGAGCTCTGGGTTGAACCGAACGATGGGCACAACCACGCTCGGTTCAGTTCCATGCTCGGCTTCCCTTGGTTCATCCGGCCCCACAATCACTCTAGACTTAACAAAACCACCGAATAAACCTTTGGAAGAAACCAAGGTTGTTGATGGTAACCGAAGAGTTGACTCGCCTGAATTTCAACGGTTTTTGGTAGATCAAATGGCATCTTCATTGACAAAAGATCCTAGCTTTAAAGCAGCAATAGCCGCAGCAATTTCAGGAAGAATGGTTCAATCAAATCATTCACAAAAATGGTAG